In Chanodichthys erythropterus isolate Z2021 chromosome 18, ASM2448905v1, whole genome shotgun sequence, the following are encoded in one genomic region:
- the ccr6b gene encoding C-C chemokine receptor type 6, protein MSRFEVTHTAMSSDVIPDYEYNYSDDEDIQPCNLTGYHEHELPVQTYIYSLICALGLVGNVLVLLTYCFYRKAKSMTDIFLVNVALADLLFVVALPLIIYNEQHSWSMGTWACKCLRAAYSINVYSSTLLLACISGDRYVAIVQARRSVRIRSQARAYSRLVCSVIWLLAFILSLPTFIYYQVKEKECMNIFEEDKTAMLMKILIPSLQMVVGFLVPLMVMTFCYSCIMATLLKAKNFQKHKAVRVVLAVVLVFVLCHLPYNVTLLVYVSKLFSERKCKGEQLTLMTLSISRSVAYLHCCLNPILYAFIGVRFRSHFLQILQDLRCLGKKYIYSGRSSQQTSELYVWANKTVAGHNHDNQSSFSM, encoded by the exons ATGAGCCGCTTTGAG GTCACTCATACAGCTATGAGTTCCGACGTGATCCCCGACTATGAATATAACTACAGTGATGATGAAGATATACAGCCTTGTAACCTGACAGGTTACCACGAGCATGAACTGCCAGTCCAAACGTACATCTACTCTCTGATTTGTGCGCTCGGCCTGGTGGGCAACGTTTTGGTCCTCCTAACGTACTGCTTCTACAGGAAGGCAAAATCCATGACCGATATCTTCCTGGTTAACGTGGCGTTGGCGGATCTCCTGTTCGTCGTCGCGCTGCCGCTGATCATTTACAACGAGCAGCACAGTTGGAGCATGGGCACATGGGCTTGTAAGTGTCTGCGAGCCGCCTACAGCATCAACGTGTACAGCAGCACGCTCCTGCTCGCCTGCATCAGCGGCGACCGCTACGTCGCCATCGTCCAAGCCAGGCGATCGGTCCGGATTCGATCGCAAGCTCGGGCGTACAGCCGGCTCGTCTGCTCGGTCATATGGCTGCTTGCGTTTATTTTGTCTTTGCCTACGTTCATATATTACCAGGTGAAAGAGAAGGAATGCATGAACATCTTTGAGGAGGACAAAACCGCCATGCTGATGAAGATCCTGATTCCCAGCCTGCAGATGGTCGTGGGGTTCTTGGTGCCGCTGATGGTCATGACGTTCTGCTACTCGTGCATCATGGCGACGCTGCTCAAAGCCAAGAACTTCCAGAAGCACAAGGCGGTCCGGGTGGTTCTGGCCGTGGTCCTTGTTTTTGTCCTTTGCCATCTGCCTTACAACGTGACGCTCCTGGTCTACGTCAGTAAACTGTTCAGTGAGAGAAAGTGCAAGGGAGAACAGCTGACTCTGATGACGCTGTCCATCAGCAGGAGCGTGGCCTACCTTCACTGCTGCCTGAATCCCATCCTCTACGCCTTCATTGGGGTTAGATTCAGGAGCCACTTCCTTCAGATCCTACAGGACTTGCGGTGCCTGGggaaaaagtacatttactcgGGACGCTCCTCTCAGCAGACCTCTGAGCTGTACGTATGGGCGAACAAAACCGTCGCCGGACACAATCATGACAACCAGTCGTCATTTTCAATGTGA
- the zgc:113142 gene encoding D-beta-hydroxybutyrate dehydrogenase, mitochondrial, which translates to MADINLFGAIRVTIPFLSLVRASKGRMLYVSSIFSFFTCLNMGAYSVSKRGLEAFADCLRVEMASFGVKVSIIQPGNFGAATNILCKKAPQDIWDEFDDARKLMFNQKYIEMACEYFHSVCSSGFKDCTLVINAMLHALTAPKPQTRYLLVSWTDMLFFYICPILPTCITDSVFLMSSMYHKRKVMLYS; encoded by the exons ATGGCTGACATTAACCTGTTTGGTGCCATCAGAGTCACCATCCCATTCTTGTCACTTGTTAGAGCATCCAAAG GTCGTATGTTATACGTGTCAAGTATCTTTTCTTTCTTCACTTGTCTGAACATGGGAGCGTACAGTGTATCCAAGCGGGGACTGGAAGCGTTCGCAGACTGCTTGAGAGTAGAGATGGCCAGCTTTGGAGTTAAG gtCAGCATCATCCAACCTGGAAATTTTGGTGCAGCCACAAATATTCTGTGCAAGAAAGCACCGCAAGACATATGGGATGAATTTGACGATGCACGTAAACTAATGTTCAACCAGAAGTACATTGAGATGGCGTGTGAATATTTTCACTCGGTGTGCTCTTCAGGATTCAAGGATTGCACTTTAGTTATCAATGCCATGCTGCACGCTCTCACTGCTCCCAAACCTCAAACCCGATACCTGCTCGTTTCCTGGACGGATATGTTGTTTTTCTACATATGCCCTATTCTCCCCACatgcatcactgattctgtgTTTCTCATGAGCTCCATGTACCACAAGCGTAAAGTCATGCTTTACTCGTAA